One window from the genome of Comamonas sp. lk encodes:
- the recG gene encoding ATP-dependent DNA helicase RecG has protein sequence MQADGAGVGEQPKKAAPSPAQQALQKLGLKRDIDLALHLPLRYEDETRITPLRNARDGDTVQIEATVTHNEIQLRPRRMLKVTVDDGTGECVLTFFSFYPSQQKTMAVGTRLRIRGEVKGGFWGRQMMHPAFRAAGGELPTALTPVYPTTASLPQPYLRRAIATALLRADLSETLPPGERPPVVQTYGQNGTQPLFDLRNALTFLHHPTPDVALVTLEDHTHPAWQRLKAEELLAQQLSQYEAKRERARLRAPLLRAANEAGDLTEQFLAQLPFGLTGAQQRVVAEIRADMERSVPMHRLLQGDVGSGKTVVAALSAVACIEAGWQCALMAPTEILAEQHFGKLVDWLEPILAPLGKKVAWLAGAQKKKERAAMLALVASGEAALVVGTHAVIQDQVQFKNLALAVIDEQHRFGVAQRLALRQKLAATGLEPHMLMMSATPIPRTLAMSYYADLDVSTIDELPPGRTPIVTKLIADSRKDEVIERIGAQVFSGRQVYWVCPLIEESEALDLSNATATHAYLSEMLPGVMVGLLHSRMPTAEKKAVMELFSAGVMGVLVSTTVIEVGVDVPNASLMVIEHSERFGLSQLHQLRGRVGRGAAASACVLLYSVNDNGRLSDTGKERLRAMAETNDGFEIARRDLEIRGPGEFLGARQSGAAMLRFADLELDVLLLDWARELAPRMLERYPALAARHVSRWLGGKSEYLKA, from the coding sequence GTGCAGGCCGACGGTGCTGGTGTGGGCGAGCAGCCCAAGAAGGCGGCTCCCAGTCCGGCTCAGCAGGCGCTGCAAAAACTGGGGCTCAAACGCGATATCGACCTGGCCCTGCATCTGCCGCTGCGTTACGAGGACGAGACACGCATCACGCCGCTGAGAAATGCCAGGGATGGCGACACCGTGCAGATCGAGGCCACGGTGACGCACAACGAGATCCAGCTGCGGCCCCGGCGCATGCTCAAGGTTACGGTGGATGACGGCACGGGCGAGTGCGTGCTGACCTTTTTCAGCTTCTATCCCTCCCAGCAGAAAACCATGGCCGTGGGCACCCGGTTGCGCATACGGGGCGAGGTCAAGGGCGGCTTCTGGGGGCGGCAGATGATGCACCCGGCTTTTCGTGCGGCGGGCGGCGAGCTGCCGACGGCGCTGACGCCCGTCTATCCCACCACGGCCAGCCTGCCCCAGCCCTATCTGCGCCGTGCCATTGCCACGGCGCTGCTGCGCGCCGATCTGTCCGAGACGCTGCCGCCGGGTGAACGCCCTCCCGTGGTGCAGACCTATGGTCAAAACGGCACGCAGCCTTTGTTTGATCTGCGCAATGCGCTCACCTTTTTACATCATCCAACGCCCGATGTGGCGCTGGTCACTTTGGAAGATCACACCCATCCCGCCTGGCAGCGCCTGAAGGCCGAAGAGTTGCTGGCCCAGCAACTGTCGCAATACGAGGCCAAACGTGAGCGCGCACGACTCAGGGCTCCGTTGCTGCGCGCCGCCAATGAGGCCGGCGATCTCACCGAGCAGTTTCTGGCCCAGCTGCCTTTTGGCCTGACCGGTGCCCAGCAACGCGTGGTGGCCGAGATCCGTGCCGACATGGAGCGCAGCGTTCCCATGCACCGCTTGCTGCAAGGCGATGTGGGTTCGGGCAAAACCGTGGTGGCGGCCCTGTCCGCCGTGGCTTGCATCGAAGCGGGTTGGCAGTGCGCGCTGATGGCACCCACCGAGATTCTGGCAGAGCAGCACTTTGGCAAGCTGGTGGACTGGCTGGAGCCCATTCTTGCTCCGCTGGGCAAGAAGGTGGCTTGGCTGGCTGGTGCGCAGAAAAAGAAAGAGCGCGCGGCCATGCTGGCGCTGGTGGCAAGTGGCGAGGCGGCTTTGGTGGTCGGCACTCATGCCGTGATTCAGGACCAGGTGCAGTTCAAGAATCTGGCGCTGGCCGTGATTGACGAGCAGCACCGTTTTGGCGTGGCCCAGCGCCTGGCGCTGCGGCAAAAGCTGGCAGCTACCGGGCTTGAGCCGCATATGCTGATGATGAGCGCCACACCCATTCCACGCACCCTGGCCATGAGCTATTACGCCGATCTGGACGTCTCCACCATCGACGAGTTGCCGCCCGGGCGCACGCCCATCGTCACCAAGCTGATCGCCGACAGTCGCAAGGACGAGGTGATTGAACGCATAGGCGCCCAGGTATTCAGCGGCCGTCAGGTGTACTGGGTCTGCCCGCTGATCGAGGAAAGCGAGGCGCTGGACTTATCCAATGCCACGGCCACGCACGCGTATCTGAGCGAAATGCTGCCCGGCGTCATGGTTGGCCTGCTGCATTCGCGCATGCCTACGGCCGAGAAAAAAGCCGTGATGGAGCTGTTTTCCGCCGGCGTGATGGGGGTGTTGGTCTCGACCACCGTGATCGAAGTGGGGGTGGACGTGCCCAATGCCTCGCTGATGGTGATCGAGCACTCCGAGCGCTTCGGCCTCTCGCAGCTGCACCAGCTGCGCGGCCGGGTGGGGCGCGGTGCGGCGGCATCGGCCTGCGTGCTGCTGTACTCGGTCAACGACAACGGGCGGCTATCCGATACCGGCAAGGAGCGCTTGCGCGCCATGGCCGAGACCAATGACGGCTTCGAGATTGCCAGGCGCGATCTGGAAATCCGCGGCCCCGGCGAATTTCTGGGTGCTCGCCAGTCAGGCGCCGCCATGCTGCGTTTTGCCGATCTGGAGCTGGATGTGCTGCTGCTGGACTGGGCCAGAGAGCTGGCTCCGCGCATGCTGGAGCGTTACCCCGCACTGGCAGCGCGCCATGTCAGCCGCTGGTTGGGCGGCAAATCCGAATACCTGAAGGCTTGA
- the queA gene encoding tRNA preQ1(34) S-adenosylmethionine ribosyltransferase-isomerase QueA, whose amino-acid sequence MSSSSREFTLSDFDFDLPEALIAQHPTAIRSASRLLDGRNTPPTDRIFRELPDLLQAGDLLIFNDTKVIKARVFGEKASGGKIELLVERVLQNNEVVAHMRVSKKPLPGAKIHLCGGLRNGGFEAQLLGRWPDENGQLFHLSFKGLNGETPYELLEQFGHLPLPPYIERQQNAEHDPDEKEDSERYQTVFASHPGAVAAPTAALHFDETVLVSLHAKGVERASVTLHVGAGTFQPVKTENLAEHTMHSEWYDVPLATLAAMERCRQRGGRIVAVGTTTVRTLESWAKFGNTTGDTKIFITPGFQYQVVDLLITNFHLPKSTLMMLVSAFAGYEHIMDLYRHAIAQHYRFFSYGDSMLLERSKTPDC is encoded by the coding sequence ATGTCTTCTAGCTCTCGTGAATTCACCCTCAGCGACTTCGACTTTGATCTGCCCGAAGCGCTGATTGCCCAGCATCCCACCGCCATTCGCAGCGCTTCTCGCCTGCTCGACGGTCGCAATACACCGCCCACGGATCGCATCTTCCGCGAGCTGCCCGATCTGCTGCAAGCGGGCGATTTGCTGATCTTCAACGACACCAAGGTCATCAAGGCCCGCGTCTTTGGCGAAAAAGCCAGCGGCGGCAAGATTGAACTGTTGGTCGAACGCGTGCTGCAGAACAACGAAGTCGTGGCCCATATGCGGGTGAGCAAGAAGCCCTTGCCCGGCGCCAAGATTCATCTGTGCGGCGGACTCAGGAACGGCGGCTTCGAAGCCCAGCTGCTGGGCCGCTGGCCCGATGAAAACGGCCAACTGTTCCACCTGTCATTCAAAGGCCTCAACGGCGAGACGCCCTATGAGCTGCTGGAGCAATTCGGCCATCTGCCGCTGCCGCCCTATATCGAGCGCCAGCAAAACGCCGAACACGATCCTGACGAGAAAGAAGACAGCGAACGCTACCAGACCGTATTCGCCTCGCATCCAGGCGCCGTGGCAGCGCCCACGGCAGCCCTGCATTTTGACGAAACCGTGCTAGTCTCCCTGCACGCCAAGGGTGTGGAGCGCGCCAGCGTGACCTTGCACGTGGGTGCAGGTACCTTCCAGCCCGTCAAGACCGAAAACTTGGCCGAGCACACCATGCACAGCGAGTGGTATGACGTGCCGCTCGCCACCCTGGCCGCCATGGAGCGCTGCCGTCAGCGCGGCGGCCGCATTGTGGCCGTGGGAACCACGACGGTGCGCACGCTGGAGTCCTGGGCCAAATTCGGCAACACAACAGGCGACACCAAGATCTTCATCACTCCCGGTTTTCAATACCAGGTGGTGGATCTGCTGATCACCAACTTTCACCTGCCTAAAAGCACGCTGATGATGCTGGTCAGCGCTTTTGCCGGCTATGAGCACATCATGGATTTGTATCGGCACGCGATTGCACAGCACTACCGTTTCTTCAGCTATGGGGATTCCATGCTGCTGGAGCGCAGCAAGACACCGGACTGTTAA
- a CDS encoding Wzz/FepE/Etk N-terminal domain-containing protein, whose amino-acid sequence MQNSSTGQTSTTPPQMDTLNHPDDELDLLDLLLTLVENWKLLIFGPLVVGIIALGVSFALPKTYQSSSTLQAETGSSGFTANVAASLAMSADVLTQIAPTAGLDDHLTTEEIINKLSKRISVTVGKQDKLLNIQTQAKSPEAAQKLNQALLDALFPLSKPRGLEKKQLEQQLESEKKRLQEASKLEHDTAASIASGKAVTEATSRLYGELLSANSARQRAILDMERRLGGLDNDDIVQMPTLPEQAIKPKKSLVAVGATVLTGFILLLFVFARQAVRTAKQSSPEQAEKLARIRRALPW is encoded by the coding sequence ATGCAAAATAGCAGCACTGGTCAGACCAGCACGACACCACCCCAGATGGATACATTGAACCACCCTGACGATGAGCTGGATTTGCTCGATTTACTGCTCACCCTGGTTGAAAACTGGAAACTGCTGATTTTCGGCCCCCTCGTGGTGGGCATCATTGCCTTGGGCGTGAGTTTTGCGCTTCCCAAGACCTACCAAAGCAGTTCGACCCTGCAAGCCGAAACTGGAAGCTCGGGCTTTACTGCCAATGTGGCGGCCAGCTTGGCCATGTCGGCAGACGTGCTGACCCAGATCGCTCCCACGGCAGGGCTCGATGATCACCTCACCACCGAGGAGATCATCAATAAGCTCAGCAAGCGGATTTCAGTGACCGTAGGCAAGCAAGACAAGTTGTTGAATATTCAGACGCAGGCCAAATCACCGGAAGCTGCCCAAAAGCTCAATCAAGCCTTGCTGGACGCACTATTCCCCTTGAGCAAGCCCCGCGGTCTGGAGAAAAAACAGCTGGAGCAGCAGCTGGAAAGCGAAAAAAAACGTTTGCAGGAAGCCTCCAAGCTTGAGCACGATACAGCGGCTTCCATCGCTTCCGGCAAAGCTGTGACCGAAGCCACCAGTCGCCTCTATGGCGAGCTGCTGTCTGCCAATAGTGCCCGGCAACGCGCCATTCTGGACATGGAACGCCGCCTGGGAGGCCTGGACAACGATGACATCGTTCAGATGCCTACCTTGCCCGAGCAGGCGATCAAACCCAAGAAATCGCTGGTCGCTGTGGGTGCAACGGTGCTGACGGGCTTTATCTTGCTGCTGTTTGTATTTGCGCGCCAGGCTGTGCGCACGGCCAAGCAAAGCTCGCCAGAGCAAGCCGAAAAGCTGGCCAGAATCCGCCGCGCACTGCCCTGGTAA
- a CDS encoding DMT family transporter: MKPISESRSATPLLGIVLTLGACASFSVLDAGAKYVGAALPLLMALWLRYALQTSLTLSYGLFRHGLKVFCTAHWRFQLVRALLFCLSNACAMMSLRSLPLAEFTAIVAMTPLAMTLVAALWLRQRVSPLRWVLVALGFTGTLIIVRPGGTAYSGAALLWPLLQLAANTSYQIVSSRMAGKEKPLTTQIYTSLFALLLTSFSLPWIWTASAPLSSPAMLAGIAAMGVGSAIGHLLMLKAYEYAKPATITPYLYSQILFAAMAGWLLYRHIPDQWAVMGMLIIALGGALSAWLTVRESR, encoded by the coding sequence TTGAAGCCCATATCTGAATCGCGCAGCGCTACACCTTTGCTTGGCATTGTTCTGACGCTGGGGGCCTGCGCATCCTTCTCCGTGCTGGATGCAGGCGCCAAATATGTGGGAGCCGCCCTGCCCCTGTTGATGGCGCTCTGGCTGCGCTATGCGCTGCAAACCAGCCTGACGCTGAGTTACGGCCTGTTTCGCCATGGGCTGAAGGTGTTTTGCACGGCACACTGGCGCTTCCAGCTGGTCAGAGCGCTGCTGTTTTGCCTGAGCAATGCCTGCGCCATGATGAGCTTGCGTTCCCTGCCTCTGGCAGAGTTCACAGCCATCGTCGCCATGACGCCGCTGGCCATGACCTTGGTGGCCGCCCTGTGGCTGCGCCAGAGAGTCAGCCCGCTGCGCTGGGTGCTGGTCGCCCTGGGATTTACCGGCACGCTCATCATCGTGCGGCCTGGCGGCACGGCTTATTCAGGCGCTGCCTTGCTGTGGCCTTTGTTGCAACTGGCGGCCAATACCAGCTATCAGATCGTCAGCAGTCGCATGGCAGGCAAAGAAAAGCCCTTGACCACCCAGATCTACACCAGCCTGTTCGCACTGCTGCTGACCAGCTTCAGCCTGCCCTGGATCTGGACGGCCTCCGCGCCGCTGTCAAGCCCGGCAATGCTTGCCGGCATCGCGGCCATGGGTGTCGGCAGCGCCATCGGCCACCTGCTGATGCTCAAGGCCTACGAATACGCCAAACCGGCCACGATTACGCCCTACCTCTACAGCCAGATCCTGTTTGCGGCCATGGCCGGCTGGCTGCTCTACCGCCACATCCCCGACCAATGGGCAGTCATGGGCATGCTGATCATTGCCCTAGGCGGCGCGCTCAGCGCCTGGCTGACGGTGCGCGAATCCCGCTGA
- a CDS encoding uracil-DNA glycosylase, which yields MTNSSNSHPAGTSQLQTAHPADWSVASGWKPVVDQFFAAAAGQRLQAYLQQRLDAGAVIFPPQPLRALELTAPEDVRVVILGQDPYHGRGQAEGLAFSVAPGVRIPPSLQNIFKEMLRDLGTPFPAFPQPGGSLVAWAQHGVLLLNTCLTVEEGQAASHSKRGWEALTDAIIRQVAEQGRPTVFMLWGAHAQSKRVFIPEDKGHLVLMSNHPSPLSALRPPVPFMGNGHFGKAREFRLEHGY from the coding sequence ATGACAAACTCTTCAAACTCCCACCCTGCTGGAACATCGCAGTTGCAGACGGCCCATCCTGCTGACTGGTCCGTGGCCTCCGGCTGGAAGCCGGTGGTGGATCAATTTTTCGCCGCAGCCGCAGGTCAGCGCCTGCAGGCTTATCTGCAGCAGCGTCTGGATGCGGGCGCCGTGATTTTTCCGCCTCAGCCGCTGCGGGCGCTGGAGCTGACTGCACCCGAAGACGTGCGCGTGGTCATCCTGGGGCAGGACCCCTACCATGGCCGTGGTCAGGCCGAGGGGCTGGCTTTCTCCGTCGCGCCGGGCGTGCGCATACCGCCCTCGCTGCAAAACATCTTCAAGGAAATGCTGCGGGATCTGGGAACGCCATTTCCCGCCTTTCCCCAGCCGGGCGGCAGTCTGGTGGCGTGGGCGCAGCACGGCGTGTTGCTGCTCAACACCTGCCTGACCGTGGAAGAAGGTCAGGCCGCCAGCCACAGCAAGCGCGGCTGGGAGGCGTTGACCGACGCCATCATTCGCCAAGTGGCAGAGCAGGGCCGCCCCACGGTGTTCATGCTGTGGGGGGCGCATGCGCAATCGAAGCGGGTGTTTATTCCCGAAGACAAGGGGCATCTGGTGCTGATGAGCAACCACCCGTCTCCGCTGTCGGCCCTGCGTCCGCCAGTCCCTTTCATGGGTAACGGCCACTTTGGCAAGGCACGCGAGTTCCGACTTGAGCACGGATACTGA
- a CDS encoding winged helix-turn-helix domain-containing protein yields the protein MHPFAAATQVLHSSSAHHGESGHAAKGFRFAGWELHTRSRKLRSCDGQEVGLTKTEYALLLILLKHPRKIMSRDSIMDMTQAEDKTYDRAIDVQILRLRRKIESRKGAPVLLKTKRSAGYFLDTEVQPLD from the coding sequence ATGCACCCATTCGCTGCTGCCACCCAGGTTCTGCATTCCAGCTCTGCTCACCATGGGGAATCCGGCCATGCGGCCAAGGGCTTCCGATTTGCCGGCTGGGAGCTGCATACGCGCTCACGCAAGCTGCGCAGCTGCGACGGCCAGGAGGTGGGCCTGACCAAGACCGAGTACGCCCTGCTGCTGATCTTGCTCAAACACCCCCGAAAAATCATGAGCCGTGACTCCATCATGGACATGACCCAAGCCGAAGACAAAACCTACGACCGCGCCATTGATGTGCAGATACTGCGTCTGCGCCGCAAGATCGAAAGCAGGAAAGGCGCGCCCGTGCTGCTCAAGACCAAGCGCAGCGCAGGCTATTTTCTGGATACCGAAGTTCAGCCTCTGGACTGA
- the trpC gene encoding indole-3-glycerol phosphate synthase TrpC yields MSDILKKICDVKVQEVAAAKKRLSFEAMRHDAESRVSTRDFVGALRAKISAGQAAVIAEVKKASPSKGVIRQDFDPADIAQSYMLGNGKINAACLSVLTDRQFFQGQPDFLKQARASTTLPVLRKDFMVDPYQIYESRAMGADAILLIAACLDDAQMADMEQIARSLDMAVLVEVHDAKELERALKLKTELVGINNRDLRSFEVHIETTLELQKNVPADRLLVTESGILTSADVKTLRDAGINAFLVGEAFMRAPEPGEALAKLFA; encoded by the coding sequence ATGTCTGACATTTTGAAGAAAATCTGCGACGTCAAAGTCCAGGAAGTGGCAGCCGCCAAAAAGCGCCTGTCTTTTGAGGCCATGCGCCACGACGCCGAAAGCCGCGTATCGACCCGCGATTTCGTGGGCGCGCTGCGCGCCAAGATCTCGGCCGGCCAAGCTGCCGTGATTGCCGAAGTCAAGAAAGCCAGTCCCAGCAAGGGCGTGATCCGCCAGGACTTCGATCCTGCGGACATCGCCCAGAGCTATATGCTGGGCAATGGCAAGATCAATGCCGCCTGTCTGTCGGTGCTGACCGACCGCCAGTTTTTTCAGGGCCAGCCCGACTTCTTGAAGCAAGCCCGTGCCAGCACCACGCTGCCCGTGCTGCGCAAAGATTTCATGGTCGATCCCTATCAGATCTATGAGTCGCGAGCCATGGGCGCCGATGCCATCTTGCTGATTGCCGCCTGTCTGGATGATGCGCAGATGGCCGATATGGAGCAGATTGCCCGCAGCCTGGATATGGCCGTGCTGGTGGAAGTGCATGATGCCAAGGAGCTGGAGCGTGCGCTCAAGCTCAAGACCGAGCTGGTGGGCATCAACAACCGCGATCTGCGCAGTTTCGAAGTCCATATCGAAACCACGCTGGAGCTGCAGAAAAACGTGCCTGCCGATCGCCTGCTGGTGACCGAATCGGGAATCTTGACCTCCGCCGACGTGAAGACCTTGCGCGACGCCGGCATCAACGCCTTCCTGGTGGGCGAGGCCTTTATGCGTGCACCCGAGCCCGGCGAAGCTCTGGCCAAGCTGTTTGCTTGA
- the trpD gene encoding anthranilate phosphoribosyltransferase has protein sequence MVMITPQEALQRTIEHREIFHDEMLHLMRMIMRGELSPVMTASILTGLRVKKETIGEISAAAEVMREFSNKVNVHDKNHLVDIVGTGGDGANTFNISTCSTFVIAAAGGKVSKHGGRSVSSKSGSADAMEALGININLNAAQIADCIRDVGIGFMFAPNHHPAMKNVAPVRKELGVRTIFNILGPLTNPASAPNILMGVFHEDLVGIQVRALQRLGAEHALVVYGRDGLDEISLGAGTLVGELKDGVVREYEIHPEDFGLRMAGTRSLKVENPEESKAMLLGVLQGEQGPARDIVCLNAGAALYAANAASSIEDGLGRAQSAMDSGAALKKLQELVRYTQQFSAQA, from the coding sequence TTGGTCATGATTACTCCCCAGGAAGCGCTGCAGCGCACCATCGAGCACCGCGAGATCTTTCACGACGAAATGCTGCATCTGATGCGCATGATCATGCGCGGCGAGCTCTCGCCGGTGATGACGGCCTCCATACTCACCGGCCTGCGCGTGAAGAAGGAAACCATTGGCGAGATCTCGGCCGCGGCCGAGGTGATGCGCGAGTTCTCCAACAAGGTGAACGTGCATGACAAAAACCATCTGGTGGACATCGTTGGCACGGGCGGCGATGGCGCCAACACCTTCAACATCTCCACCTGCTCCACTTTTGTGATTGCAGCGGCAGGCGGCAAGGTCAGCAAGCATGGCGGGCGCAGCGTGAGCAGCAAGTCCGGCAGCGCCGATGCCATGGAAGCGCTGGGCATCAATATCAACCTCAACGCCGCCCAGATCGCCGATTGCATACGCGATGTAGGCATTGGTTTCATGTTCGCGCCCAACCACCACCCGGCCATGAAGAATGTGGCGCCGGTGCGCAAGGAGCTGGGTGTGCGCACCATCTTCAATATTCTGGGCCCGCTGACCAACCCGGCCAGTGCCCCGAATATTCTGATGGGCGTGTTCCACGAAGATCTGGTCGGCATTCAGGTGCGCGCTCTGCAGCGTCTGGGCGCCGAACATGCGCTGGTGGTCTATGGCCGCGATGGCCTGGACGAAATCAGCCTGGGCGCCGGCACTCTGGTGGGCGAACTCAAGGACGGTGTGGTGCGTGAATACGAAATCCACCCCGAAGACTTTGGTCTGCGCATGGCGGGCACGCGTTCGCTGAAAGTGGAAAACCCCGAAGAGTCCAAAGCCATGCTGCTGGGCGTGCTGCAGGGCGAGCAAGGCCCGGCGCGAGATATCGTCTGCCTGAATGCTGGCGCTGCGCTGTATGCGGCCAACGCGGCCAGCTCCATTGAAGATGGTCTGGGGCGTGCGCAAAGCGCGATGGACAGTGGCGCGGCACTGAAAAAGCTGCAGGAACTGGTGCGCTATACACAGCAATTTTCGGCCCAGGCATAA
- a CDS encoding aminodeoxychorismate/anthranilate synthase component II, whose translation MKLLMVDNYDSFTYNIVQYFGELGAEVTVVRNDETTVAEVEALMAREGIERLVISPGPCSPAEAGISVAAIKHFAGKLPILGVCLGHQSIGAAFDGDIIRAGQQMHGKTSVIHTDQKGVFAGLPQEFTVNRYHSLVIDKKTLPACLEITATSEDGEIQGVRHKTLAIEGVQFHPESILTEHGHAMLKNFLEQK comes from the coding sequence ATGAAACTGCTGATGGTCGACAATTACGACAGCTTTACCTACAACATCGTTCAGTACTTTGGTGAACTGGGCGCCGAGGTGACCGTGGTGCGCAATGATGAAACCACGGTGGCCGAAGTGGAGGCGCTGATGGCGCGCGAAGGCATAGAGCGTCTGGTGATCTCGCCCGGCCCCTGCTCGCCGGCCGAAGCCGGGATATCCGTGGCTGCGATCAAGCACTTTGCCGGCAAGCTGCCGATTTTGGGCGTCTGCCTGGGTCACCAGAGCATTGGTGCAGCCTTTGATGGCGACATCATCCGTGCCGGCCAGCAAATGCATGGCAAGACTAGCGTGATCCACACCGATCAAAAAGGCGTGTTTGCCGGTTTGCCCCAGGAGTTCACCGTCAACCGCTATCACTCGCTGGTGATAGACAAAAAGACGCTGCCTGCCTGCCTTGAAATCACCGCCACCAGCGAAGATGGTGAGATTCAGGGCGTGCGCCACAAGACGCTGGCCATCGAGGGTGTGCAGTTCCACCCCGAGAGCATTTTGACCGAGCATGGTCATGCCATGCTGAAGAACTTTCTTGAGCAGAAGTAA
- a CDS encoding chorismate mutase: protein MCKAFDKVDPCASMDEVRAGVNALDDVLVPLLVERSAYMTQAARVKNDAGLVRDEARIQAIVDRVRPMAVAQGGDADLMERLYRAMMECYIDFEHQELVRLRGQGLQPRAPGAAQE from the coding sequence ATCTGCAAGGCCTTTGACAAGGTCGACCCCTGCGCCAGCATGGACGAAGTGCGCGCCGGCGTGAATGCGCTGGATGACGTGCTTGTGCCCCTGCTGGTGGAGCGCAGCGCCTACATGACCCAGGCCGCACGCGTGAAAAACGACGCAGGCCTGGTGCGCGACGAGGCTCGCATCCAGGCCATCGTGGACCGCGTGCGCCCCATGGCCGTCGCCCAGGGCGGTGATGCCGATCTCATGGAGCGCCTGTACCGGGCCATGATGGAGTGTTACATCGATTTCGAACACCAGGAGCTGGTCCGTTTGCGCGGCCAAGGCCTGCAACCGCGCGCCCCAGGCGCAGCCCAGGAGTAA
- the trpE gene encoding anthranilate synthase component I: MITELEFKSLAAQGYNRIPLLSEAFADLETPLSLYLKLAHANGDGKYSFLLESVVGGERFGRYSFIGLPARSFVRASGFGDQAKTEVVTDGLVVETASGNPLDFIAAYQKRFKVALSPGLPRFCGGLAGYFGYDAVRYIEKKLEHSCPPDSLGTPDIMLLQCEEVAVIDNLSGKLYLIVYANPGEAEAYTRAKKRLRQLKDQLRYSVSAPQIRAGESYPAERSFDKQDYLAAVQKAKDLIAAGDFMQVQVGQRIHKRFTASPLSLYRALRSLNPSPYMYFYHFGDFHVVGASPEILVRQESTPDGEKVTIRPLAGTRPRGNTPESDKATEQELVTDPKERAEHVMLIDLARNDIGRIAKTGSVKVTEAFAVERYSHVMHIVSNVEGLLLDGMENMDVFKATFPAGTLTGAPKVHAMEVIDQLEPTKRGIYGGACGYLSFAGDMDLAIAIRTGVIKDNVLYVQAAAGVVADSVPELEWKETEHKARALLRAAELVEEGLE; encoded by the coding sequence GTGATCACGGAACTGGAATTCAAGTCTCTTGCGGCCCAAGGCTATAACCGCATCCCCCTGTTGAGCGAGGCGTTTGCCGACCTCGAAACCCCGCTTTCCCTCTATCTCAAGCTGGCTCACGCCAACGGCGACGGCAAGTACAGCTTTTTGCTGGAATCCGTGGTCGGCGGCGAGCGTTTTGGCCGCTACAGCTTTATCGGCTTGCCGGCGCGCAGCTTTGTGCGCGCCAGCGGTTTTGGCGATCAGGCCAAGACGGAGGTGGTGACCGACGGCCTGGTGGTGGAAACCGCCAGCGGCAACCCGCTGGACTTTATCGCCGCTTACCAAAAGCGTTTCAAGGTGGCACTCTCGCCCGGTCTGCCGCGTTTTTGCGGTGGCCTGGCCGGCTACTTCGGCTATGACGCCGTGCGCTACATCGAGAAAAAGCTGGAGCACTCCTGCCCGCCCGATTCTCTGGGCACGCCCGACATCATGCTGCTGCAGTGCGAGGAAGTGGCCGTCATCGACAACCTCTCGGGCAAGCTCTACCTGATCGTCTACGCCAATCCTGGCGAGGCCGAAGCCTATACCCGCGCCAAGAAGCGCCTGCGTCAGCTCAAGGATCAGCTGCGCTACTCGGTCAGCGCGCCGCAGATTCGTGCCGGAGAAAGCTATCCCGCAGAGCGCAGCTTTGACAAGCAGGACTATCTGGCCGCCGTGCAAAAGGCCAAGGATCTGATTGCGGCAGGCGACTTCATGCAAGTGCAGGTAGGCCAGCGGATTCACAAGCGTTTCACGGCCTCGCCGCTGTCGCTGTACCGCGCGCTGCGCTCGCTCAACCCCAGCCCCTACATGTACTTCTACCATTTCGGAGATTTCCATGTAGTGGGGGCCAGCCCCGAAATTTTGGTGCGCCAGGAAAGCACGCCCGATGGCGAAAAGGTGACGATTCGCCCGCTGGCCGGCACCCGCCCGCGCGGCAACACGCCCGAGTCGGACAAGGCCACGGAGCAGGAGCTGGTGACCGATCCCAAGGAACGGGCCGAGCACGTGATGCTGATCGATCTGGCACGCAACGACATCGGCCGCATTGCCAAGACCGGCAGCGTGAAGGTGACCGAAGCCTTTGCCGTGGAGCGCTACAGCCATGTCATGCACATCGTGAGCAATGTGGAAGGCCTGCTGCTGGACGGCATGGAGAACATGGATGTGTTCAAGGCCACCTTCCCCGCCGGCACGCTGACGGGCGCACCCAAGGTGCATGCCATGGAAGTCATCGACCAGCTCGAGCCCACCAAGCGCGGCATCTATGGCGGTGCCTGCGGCTATTTGAGCTTTGCCGGCGACATGGATCTGGCGATTGCGATTCGCACCGGCGTCATCAAGGACAACGTGCTTTATGTGCAGGCCGCAGCCGGTGTGGTGGCGGATTCGGTGCCCGAGCTGGAGTGGAAGGAAACCGAGCACAAGGCCCGCGCCTTGTTGCGCGCTGCAGAACTGGTTGAGGAAGGTCTGGAATGA